From the Saccharobesus litoralis genome, one window contains:
- a CDS encoding sulfatase-like hydrolase/transferase has protein sequence MYVTDDQGLETLGIYGGKDVPTPHLDSFAKQGVYFTHAFASASSCAVSRANILSGQHGHVNGMYGHAHGKHHFSSFDNTLSLPNRFDARRLPHCTSG, from the coding sequence ATCTATGTAACTGATGACCAAGGGTTAGAAACCTTGGGCATTTATGGTGGTAAAGATGTTCCGACACCACATTTAGATAGCTTTGCTAAGCAAGGCGTTTACTTTACTCATGCGTTTGCCTCAGCCTCTAGTTGTGCTGTTAGTCGTGCCAATATACTTTCCGGTCAGCATGGTCATGTAAACGGTATGTATGGCCACGCGCATGGCAAGCATCATTTTTCTAGTTTTGATAATACCTTGTCGTTGCCGAATCGTTTTGACGCAAGAAGGTTACCGCACTGCACGAGTGGGTAA